One genomic region from Populus nigra chromosome 8, ddPopNigr1.1, whole genome shotgun sequence encodes:
- the LOC133701559 gene encoding GDSL esterase/lipase At4g10955-like: MASEREEFSLSGPLHLTVVDWKNAHHRRSVAASLVQGVRILERDRQVKRQGSQALAPPWWEFFHFQLIRQLVDDVDSSIFGAIYEFKPPESHYHNSVDESPRYVIAFRGTITKPGSVSRDLELDVCIIKNGLHETSRFETAIQAVRNVVATVGKSNVWLAGHSLGAAMALLAGKTMAKTGIFLQAFLFNSPFIAAPIERIKNKRVKHGLRIASSVITAGLALATKKSYQNSRSVDPFATLSAWVPFLFVNPGDHFCSEYIGYFEHRKKMDDIGIGAIERLATQNSLGGLLMSATGRESEPLHLIPSANLIVNLTPCQDFREAHGIHQWWRPDLHIKSKLYNYK; this comes from the exons ATGGCCTCTGAGAGGGAAGAGTTTAGCCTCTCAGGACCCTTACATCTAACTGTTGTTGACTG GAAAAATGCACATCATCGAAGATCTGTTGCTGCCAGTTTGGTTCAGGGTGTCCGCATTCTAGAGCGGGACCGCCAGGTAAAACGTCAAGGTTCCCAAGCTCTTGCTCCTCCATGGTGGGAGTTTTTTCACTTCCAGTTGATTCGTCAACTTGTGGATGATGTGGATTCCTCCATTTTTGGTGCCATTTATGAATTCAAGCCTCCAGAATCTCATTATCACAATTCAGTTGATGAAAGCCCTCGTTATGTAATTGCCTTCCGTGGCACCATAACCAAGCCAGGGTCTGTGTCACGGGACCTTGAGTTGGACGTCTGCATTATCAAAAACGGACTCCATGAGACATCTCGGTTTGAGACTGCTATCCAGGCAGTCCGAAATGTGGTTGCTACAGTAGGCAAATCAAATGTCTGGTTAGCAGGCCATTCCCTGGGAGCAGCAATGGCATTGCTTGCTGGAAAGACCATGGCCAAGACAGGCATCTTTCTTCAAGCATTTCTCTTTAATTCACCATTCATCGCTGCCCcaattgaaaggataaaaaataagcgAGTGAAACATGGACTCCGGATTGCAAGCAGTGTGATAACAGCAGGACTTGCTCTTGCTACAAAGAAGAGCTATCAGAATAGCCGATCTGTTGACCCATTTGCTACTCTTTCTGCTTGGGTCCCTTTTCTATTTGTCAATCCAGGTGATCACTTTTGCTCAGAATATATTGGGTATTTTGAGCACAGGAAGAAGATGGATGATATTGGAATTGGAGCTATTGAGAGATTAGCAACCCAGAATTCACTCGGTGGTCTTCTCATGAGTGCAACGGGTAGGGAGTCAGAACCACTCCATCTCATCCCTTCAGCAAATCTAATCGTAAATTTAACTCCTTGTCAGGATTTTAGAGAAGCCCATGGAATTCACCAGTGGTGGAGACCTGATTTGCACATAAAATCCAAGCTCTACAACTACAAATAG